From a single Cydia strobilella chromosome 17, ilCydStro3.1, whole genome shotgun sequence genomic region:
- the LOC134748923 gene encoding uncharacterized protein LOC134748923, with protein MVDDHETSKENSNPVVKNMDAIEAAADLDEKKDLDKINSIKSNGHDLAAQYTKAGDESPVDRVKFFGIEDDSICSDESSEEEKLPPIPDGGWGWVVVISAFLVAACADGLAFSFGLLHEEFTSFFETTQSKTSLIGSLFIATPLLAGPIMSALVDRYGCRIMTMLAGVLSTVGFLLASVSNSVEVLCLTFGFLSGLAMGILYVTSVVSVAFWFDKRRNLAVSLASCGIGFGTLLYSPMTNYFLYLYDWRNTIVLLAGTLLNMCVCGALMRNPEWLEIKMKRERKERKLSRSKSGRSSSNSSVGSIGGESVFLTAEEIRDLMKSGKSPEYILSTLATTIAEAEQLEATTQMNADQAFQRRMHSAIHLPTFVQQNEKVPAEVIEKLMTNKRLYNIILQNYPDVLTRRKSEVNIAIEAPTDVKNEPAQLPVTIKVKKPKHESETKKSEEKINEENKAEEKVGTSSALTASNLKLLQDKSKPKPHTHHTHASHNMPQTNWFSRQISTDHHYLREMHLTRNTLMHRGAMLNIPRYKLRASSLPDIYRNSMWSLASESDDEMMWYDRFFETMKSMFDFRMFTEFHFLMFNLASLILSVWFIVPYFFLKSYMTDSGVEGGALMISIIGVASSIGIVVLGWAGDQPWINVTKTYAICLIICGLSVAAYPPFIKNFWALTVISAIFGLSFASSYSYTPAILMELMPIDHFTVAYGLILLSQGIGHLVGPPIGGMLYDVTGTWDLTFYIGGLWLVISGVCVGVIAYTKDLRMCGSAPLLKEAEEKSECGVDV; from the exons ATGGTAGACGATCATGAAACGAGTAAAGAGAATAGTAACCCAGTAGTAAAGAACATGGACGCAATCGAAGCTGCAGCTGATTTGGATGAGAAGAAAGATCTTGACAAAATAAACTCAATTAAATCAAACGGGCATGACTTAGCGGCTCAATACACTAAAGCTGGTGACGAGTCACCAGTAGATCGGGTGAAATTCTTTGGGATAGAAGATGACAGCATCTGTTCCGATGAGTCTAGTGAAGAAGAAAAGCTCCCACCAATTCCAGATGGTGGATGGGGCTGGGTAGTTGTAATCTCTGCGTTTCTAGTCGCTGCCTGTGCCGATGGCTTGGCATTTTCTTTTGGTTTACTTCACGAAGAATTTACTTCCTTCTTCGAAACCACGCAATCAAAAACATCTTTGATTGGAAGCTTGTTTATAGCTACTCCGTTGTTAGCTGGACCAATTATGAGCGCTTTAGTGGACCGATATGGCTGCAGAATAATGACTATGCTGGCTGGAGTCCTTTCAACGGTTGGATTCCTTCTGGCTTCAGTGAGCAATTCTGTTGAAGTACTCTGTCTAACTTTCGGTTTTCTGAGTGGCTTAGCTATGGGCATTTTATACGTAACTTCTGTCGTCTCAGTAGCGTTCTGGTTCGACAAGAGAAGAAACTTGGCGGTATCTTTAGCTTCGTGCGGGATAGGATTCGGCACATTGTTATACTCACCGATGacgaattattttttatatttatatgattgGAGAAATACTATAGTGTTGTTAGCTGGCACTTTGTTAAACATGTGTGTTTGCGGAGCTCTGATGAGAAACCCTGAATGGTTGGAGATTAAAATGAAGCGTGAGAGGAAGGAGAGGAAATTATCAAGGTCAAAATCAGGAAGATCGTCCAGTAATAGCTCTGTGGGCTCTATCGGAGGAGAGTCGGTATTCTTAACTGCTGAAGAGATTAGAGACTTGATGAAGAGTGGAAAGAGCCCGGAATACATTCTGTCGACATTGGCTACCACTATAGCAGAGGCTGAACAATTAGAAGCGACTACTCAAATGAACGCGGATCAGGCATTCCAAAGAAGGATGCATTCAGCGATTCATCTACCTACATTCGTACAACAGAACGAAAAGGTGCCAGCTGAAGTAATTGAAAAACTGATGACCAATAAGCGTTTGTACAACATAATACTCCAAAACTATCCAGATGTATTGACAAGAAGAAAATCAGAAGTCAATATTGCTATAGAAGCTCCGACAGATGTTAAAAACGAACCAGCTCAACTGCCAGTAACTATCAAAGTCAAGAAACCTAAGCATGAATCGGAAACTAAGAAATCTGAAGAGAAAATAAATGAAGAAAATAAGGCTGAAGAAAAAGTGGGAACAAGTAGCGCTCTAACAGCGAGTAATCTTAAATTATTACAAGATAAGTCTAAGCCCAAACCTCATACTCACCATACGCATGCATCACACAATATGCCGCAAACTAACTGGTTTTCGAGACAAATATCCACGGATCATCATTATCTAAGAGAAATGCATCTGACCAGAAATACCTTGATGCATAGAGGTGCCATGCTCAATATACCGAGATATAAGCTTCGGGCATCTTCTCTTCCTGATATTTATCGCAATTCGATGTGGTCTCTTGCATCTGAATCGGATGATGAAATG ATGTGGTATGATCGTTTCTTCGAGACCATGAAGTCCATGTTCGACTTCCGCATGTTCACCGAGTTCCACTTCCTGATGTTCAACCTGGCCTCCCTCATCCTCTCCGTGTGGTTCATCGTGCCGTACTTCTTCCTGAAGTCCTATATGACGGATAGCGGCGTTGAGGGCGGTGCTCTGATGATTAGTATCATTGGGGTCGCTAGCAGCATCGGGATT GTTGTCCTCGGCTGGGCAGGCGACCAGCCCTGGATCAACGTGACCAAGACCTACGCAATCTGCCTCATTATCTGCGGTCTCTCCGTCGCCGCCTACCCTCCCTTCATCAAGAACTTCTGGGCCCTGACCGTTATCTCGGCAATCTTCGGGCTGTCGTTCGCCAGCTCCTACTCGTACACGCCCGCCATACTGATGGAGCTGATGCCGATCGATCATTTCACTGTGGCTTATGGGTTGATTCTGTTGAGTCAGGGAATCGGACATCTTGTGGGGCCGCCTATTGGAG GAATGCTCTACGACGTGACGGGAACCTGGGACTTGACGTTCTACATCGGTGGCCTCTGGCTGGTCATCTCCGGTGTGTGCGTAGGCGTCATCGCGTACACGAAAGACTTGCGTATGTGTGGCAGCGCCCCGCTGCTGAAGGAAGCTGAGGAGAAGAGCGAGTGCGGTGTTGATGTGTGA